Proteins co-encoded in one Malus sylvestris chromosome 7, drMalSylv7.2, whole genome shotgun sequence genomic window:
- the LOC126628100 gene encoding uncharacterized protein LOC126628100, with amino-acid sequence MQKMKSLGSNSFAGSSGRLSTEENDDEEISRLAISAYQAREEEIERKKMEVKEKVEAQLGRAEEETRRLAQIWEELEVLGDPMRKELANVRKKIDMANRELKPLGLSCQKKEKEYKEALESFNEKNKEKAQLVSTLMELLTESEKLRMQKLEELSKNIEPTL; translated from the exons ATGCAGAAAATGAAGAGCCTTGGGAGTAATTCCTTTGCCGGTAGTAGTGGGAGGCTGTCGACGGAGGAGAACGACGATGAGGAGATTTCGAGGCTGGCAATATCGGCGTACCAAGCTAGAGAGGAAGAGAttgagaggaagaagatggaggTTAAGGAGAAAGTTGAAGCTCAGTTGGGTCGCGCTGAGGAAGAAACTAGGCGTCTGGCGCAGATTTGGGAA GAGCTGGAAGTGCTGGGAGATCCCATGAGGAAGGAACTTGCAAATGTAAGGAAGAAAATCGACATGGCTAATCGAGAGCTGAAGCCGCTGGGACTGAGCTGCCAGAAGAAG GAAAAAGAATACAAAGAAGCCCTGGAAAGCTTCAAtgaaaagaacaaagaaaaggctCAACTTGTAAGCACACTTATGGAG CTGTTGACCGAGAGTGAGAAGCTGAGGATGCAGAAGCTAGAGGAGCTGAGCAAGAACATAGAACCAACACTATGA
- the LOC126627925 gene encoding UDP-glucosyltransferase 29-like, producing MVFSDQHRSISILMLPWLGHGHISPLLELAKKHTDRRDFHIFICSTPVNLSSIKPKLPQKYSHCIEFVELHLPHDELPPHYHTTNGLPPHLMPTLKKAFDMSSDNFSHILRTLKPDLLIYDFLQPWAPSLASSHNIPAVEFFTTSAAVISFSVHHLKNPNVIFPYPSIYLRDYETKKFSSVLESSANGIKDVERALLCSDRSRNIILVKTSGEIESKYIDSLSKLMEKKIVPVGSLVQDPMDQKVDEESSIIKWLNERERASVVFVSFGSEYFLSKEELQEIALGLELSQVSFIWVIRFPKEEKSTRVEDVLPKGFGERVGERGMIVEDWAPQVKILKHSSVGGFVSHCGWSSVLESIKFGVPIIAMPMQLDQPLNARLVEEVGVGVEVIRTGGGDRRREEVAKVIRDVVVEKIGEGVRTKALELSDKMEKKEDEEMDGVAEELMQICTTTRESTSTDF from the coding sequence ATGGTTTTTTCTGATCAGCACAGAAGCATTAGCATCCTTATGCTTCCATGGTTAGGTCACGGCCATATTTCTCCCCTCCTAGAGCTAGCCAAGAAACACACCGATCGCAGAGATTTTCACATCTTTATTTGCTCCACACCGGTAAATCTCAGCTCCATCAAGCCCAAACTCCCTCAGAAATACTCTCACTGCATTGAGTTTGTGGAACTTCATCTTCCACACGATGAGTTGCCACCTCACTACCACACCACCAATGGCCTCCCACCCCATCTCATGCCCACTCTCAAAAAAGCCTTCGACATGTCCAGCGATAACTTCTCCCACATCCTCAGAACCCTAAAACCAGATTTGCTCATATATGATTTTCTCCAGCCATGGGCACCCTCCCTAGCTTCGTCGCATAACATTCCGGCCGTCGAGTTCTTTACCACCAGTGCTGCCGTGATTTCATTTTCTGTTCACCATCTCAAGAACCCTAATGTTATATTCCCTTATCCTTCCATCTATCTTCGGGATTACGAAACTAAGAAGTTCAGCAGTGTGCTGGAATCTTCAGCAAATGGCATCAAGGACGTAGAACGCGCACTGCTGTGCAGTGATCGGTCTCGTAACATCATTTTGGTAAAGACTTCTGGAGAGATTGAATCAAAATATATTGATTCTCTCTCAAAGTTAATGGAGAAGAAGATTGTGCCCGTCGGTTCACTTGTTCAAGACCCAATGGATCAAAAAGTCGATGAGGAATCGTCGATCATCAAATGGCTAAACGAAAGGGAAAGAGCTTCAGTCGTGTTTGTGTCCTTCGGGAGCGAGTACTTTTTGTCCAAGGAGGAACTGCAAGAGATAGCTCTTGGATTGGAGCTTAGTCAAGTGAGTTTCATTTGGGTTATTAGGTTTCCTAAGGAAGAGAAAAGTACCAGGGTTGAAGATGTTTTGCCAAAAGGGTTTGGGGAGAGGGTAGGAGAGAGGGGAATGATAGTGGAGGATTGGGCCCCACAGGTAAAAATATTGAAGCATTCTAGTGTTGGTGGGTTTGTGAGTCACTGTGGATGGAGCTCGGTGTTGGAGAGCATCAAGTTTGGTGTTCCGATTATAGCCATGCCTATGCAACTTGACCAGCCATTAAACGCCAGACTGGTGGAGGAGGTTGGCGTTGGTGTGGAGGTTATAAGAACCGGCGGAGGAGACAGACGCCGGGAAGAGGTGGCGAAGGTGATCAGAGATGTGGTggtggagaaaattggagagggTGTGAGGACAAAGGCACTAGAATTAAGTGACAAAATGGAGAAGAAAGAGGATGAAGAGATGGATGGGGTGGCGGAGGAGTTGATGCAAATTTGTACGACGACAAGGGAATCAACTAGTACTGACTTTTGA